TTGATGTCGGTGGTGGACGGTTTGAACCAGACAATGGGAAAAGGCACGATTCAATTGGCTTCCGAAGGGATGAAAAATCACCAGGCCTGGCGAATGCGCCGTAACTTGATGTCGGGACGTTATACGACGCGTTGGGACGAGTTGCGGGTGGTTTCTTAGCGTGTTTCGGTTCGGTGGACGGAAAAACATCAGAAAATATCATCGTGCGGTTAAAAAAATTAATGGCTTTTTCAGGCAAGAGACTGGGCAAAGTCGTGGCGTTTTCATTATGATAGTGAGTTAAATGATTGATATTCTGTTGGGGTCGTCACAGAGCATAAGAATAAACGGCCAAGTTGGACAAACAAATGGAAGAACTTTTTATTGGCCGACAACCGATTTTTGATCGGCGTAAACAAGTCTATGGGTACGAGTTGTTGTTCCGTGACGGTTATCACCCGAACGAAGCGCATTTTGAATCCGATGACGATGCCACTGCGACGGTGGTGCATAATTCGATGATGGGGTTTACCCTGGACGAACTGGTCGGTGGCGCCAAGGCCTTCATCAATTTCCCGGAAGCGTTTTTCGACCCTCGAATTGATCCGTGTTTTTCATCGCATCGCATTGTCTGTGAAGTTCTGGAGACGGTTCCCGTCAATGAAACCACTTTGGCCGGTATCAAAAAATTACGGCAGAAAGGCTTTCAAATCGCACTGGACGACTTTGTGTTCAAAAAGGAGTTCATTCCATTCATTCGTTTGGCCGATATCATTAAAATCGACATCGAAGGCGTCAAGCCGGAAAAGATTCCTCTGTTGATAGAACGCATTCGCAAGGTCGCCAATACCAAAATCCTGGCCGAGCGGGTCGAAACCCAAGCGATTTATGAAGTGTGCCGCGATGCGGGTTGTGATTATTTTCAGGGGTATTATTTTGCCAAGCCGGAAATTGTCACCAGCGCGAAACTGTCGGTGTCGAAACTGCATTTGTTGATGCTGTTGCGCAAGTTGGCGCAGGAAAATATCAGCTTAGAGGACTTGGAAGAGGTGGTGTCGCAAGATGTCGGTTTGATGCACAAGTTGATTAAACTGGCGGCGCAGAATCGTACGGTGGGTATGCCGGAGTTTGAAACGCTTCGGCAGGTGATGACGCTTTTCGGATTGCGCCGTGTACAATCCTGGGCAAGCATGATTTCGATGAATTTGCTGGACGATGTGGTGCCTGAAGTCTTCAATATCGCCCGTACCCGAGCGATTTTCATGCGCTTGTGTGCCGAGCACGAAAAACTGGAAAATCCGGATTCCTATTACCTGGCCGGGATGTTCTCATTATTGGATGTGATTTTGAAAAAACCGTTGCTGGAATTGTTGGAGGCTTTATCTTTGAACCGGAAAATCGTCAATGGCATTCTCCGGGAGGAGGGTGAGCACGGACGTATGTTGCAGATGGTGAAGTCGTTTGAGCAGTCGCGTTCCGAATCCCTCGATCAAGTGTATCGCCACCTCTATGTTCGTGCCTTAAAAGAAAGCCATAACGCCGAAGCCTTGCTATGAAAGCACGATTGAAGCCCTTGTTACAGAAAGCCGATTCTCGGATCACCTTCATTATTCCGACCTATTTTATTCTCGTCGTGGTTTTTGCAGTGATGGCTGCCGTCGGTCAAGAATGGGTACTGGCTCTGTGGTTGTCGTCTTTTGCGGCTATGATTTTATTGTTCGGATTTCATATCTTCCAAAACGGATTGACCTGGATCGGAAAGGGTATGATGCTGGTCACCAATGCCTTGTTTATCGGGTTTCTCGTGGTGCATGGCGGGCATGGGCATTCGGGGTATTTCTGGGTTTTTCCATTGCTGGTGGCGACCATCCAGGTGATGGGGGCAACACTCGGCGTTTTATTTGCGGTCTTGCTTCTGGGGATGGTTTGGCAGCTGGATGCGTTCGGCTGGACGGATACCGCTTTGTCGAGCCGTTTCTATTTTGCCGCGCTGGGCCTGGTGTTGATTACCGGAGTGCATGAGTTTACGTTGGAACGCCATCGAAAAGAGTTGTCACGTCAGGTGAAGGATAAACAGCGCGAAAGCTGTCTCGACCCTTTAACCCGGGTGGGTAACCGGCGTTTGATTGATGAAGAATTGGCCATGATTTATACACGAGAGTCTGTGGGCACATCCATCGGCCTTTTGATGGTGGATTTGGATAATTTCAAACAAATCAACGATGCTTTCGGCCATCATGCAGGCGATGAAGTGTTGAAGACAATCGCCAGTCATTTATCGGAAAGTGTGCGGCCGTCCGATGCGGTCGCGCGCTGGGGCGGCGACGAATTCGTAGTCCTGTTGCATCCTATTCGTCAAGATGAGCTGGAGGCGGTCGCCAAGCGTATTCAACAATCGATCGTTCAGGATGAACGTTTGACCAGTTTTGATTTGAGCGTCAGCATGGGCGGCGCCTTGACATCGTCGGATTACCGCGCTTTATTGAAAGTGGCCGATGAAAACCTGATTGAAATGAAAAATCACACCAAAAACGATTACAAAATCACACGCGTCTAAGCATTTCCTTATATCTGTATTATTTATAGGGTTATCTGTCATATTTATTTCCGAAAGATGTCATTTTCCAGAAATGGCCTAGTCATATTTGCTCTCTAAAATTTGAGCCACCTACTTGGTGGTTCAATAACAATTTATGCTTAGGAGCAATAAACATGAAATTTAAGACTTTGACCCTGGCGATTGCAACGGTAATCGCTTCCTCGGCTGTCCTGACCGGATGTGGTGGTGACGGTTCCGATGGTACTGACGGAACAGCCGGCACGGATGCCAATGCTTCCGCTGTTAAGTTTGCTTCCATCGCCCCGGCGGTGACCGAAGACGAACAAAATTCTATCCGTGCAACCGGCAGTGTCAATGTGGCTGGCGAAGAGCAAACGGTCAGCTATCAAACTTTGATTAAAACGGGCGACGTCAACAATGGTGAGACTTACGGGGTGGTCAAAGATTACCAGGATAACGTGATTCAAGAATTGGACGGTTCCGCTTATTTGTGTAACGGTACGGATACTGGGAAAGGTTCCGGGCTGGATCATTTCTCGTTCTTGCAGAAAAACGGTAAAGTTTACATGGTTTCCCAGTTCGAATGTGGACCGGGTGCGATGTATATGAATGAATTGGAGCAGGCATCCGACGGGAAATTGACGGTTAAAGCCGATAGCTTGCAATTCATCAGTCAGAAAGACGACTTCGGTGGCTGGGTACACTGTGCCGGTATGACCACGCCATGGAATTCACATCTAGGGTCGGAAGAGTATCCGGCGGATGCAAACCCTGCCGCTTCTTACCCTTATACGGCAAACAGCTACTATTCAGAAGTGACGGATAAGTTCTGGGGCGGGAATGCCGCCATGAATAACCCTTATTATTATGGTTGGACGCCGGAAGTGACGATTGGTACTGATGGTACGCCTAACTATACCAAACATTACAGCATGGGGCGCTTTGCGCACGAGCTGGCTTACGTGATGCCGGATAAGAAAACGGTTTATTTGTCGGATGACGGTACCAATGTCGGGCTGTTCATGTTTGTGGCCGATACGGCGGAAGATTTAAGTGCCGGTACTTTGTATGCCGCTAAATGGGTACAAACCTCGAGCGACGGTTCGAGCATGGGGCAGGCTGTTATCAAGTGGATTGATATGGGCCACGCGACGGATGCGGATATCAAAACAATCGTTGCAGCCAAGCCGGCTTTCTCAGATATTTTCGCCACCGAAGCGCCACAAGCAGATGGTTCCTGCGCAACTTCTGGATTTGTCAACGTCAATACCGAAGCTGGCAACGAATGTTTGCAATTGCAGGACGTCAATGGCGATACGGCTGTGGATGCCGCGGATGAAGCCATTGCCGCACGTTTGGAAACACGCCGTATGGCGGCTTATAAAGGTGCGACCACCGAGTTCCGTAAAGAAGAGGGTATTACCTTCAATCAGCGTGACAACAAGTTGTATATCGCCATGTCCGAAGTCGCTTACGGTATGGAAAGCAACGAGAAGAAAGGCGTCACTAATACCACGTATGACTTGGGTGGAAACAACGACATTCGCGTTGAATATAACCCTTGTGGTGCGGTTTATGCACTGGATGTCGCCACTAACTCAACCATTGGTTCCGATTATGTGGCCTACAGCATGAAAGGCTTGGTGAGTGGTACACCAGTGGATTACTCCGGAACGGCTTTGGAAGGAAACACCTGTGATGTGGACGGAATCGCTAGCCCGGATAACGTTACCTTCTTGCAAGGTTCCGATATTCTGGTGATTGGGGAAGACACCAGCGCGCACCCGAACGATATGGTTTGGGCGTATAACATCAAAGACGGTTCCATGGAGCGTATCTTCACCGGTCCTTACGGTTCTGAAACCACATCGCCTTTCTGGCATAAAGACATCAACGGTTTCGGTTACCTGACGGTGACGACGCAGCACCCATTCGGTGAAGTCAGCGGTTCTTATACGCGACCAGCCGGTGTTGAAACCAAGTCGGAAGCCGGTTACATCGGGCCGTTCGATTTCTCGGACGTCAAATAATCCGATTATCTCACTTGGCCGATCCTCGGCCAATCTCAACAAGCCTCGCCCTTCCGGCGGGGCTTTTGTGTTTCAGTGTAAAGAGTCAAAATTATGATTGTTTCTTATTTTTTTAAAGTGGGGCTTTGGGCCTCTTTGGGTGTATCGGTCGCTGGTCTGACGGCCTGCTCTGGAACCAGTGGTTCCAAAACTCAAGACGTTGAAATCATCACGCTGGACGGCCCACAAACCGTCCAGCAGGTGACCGCCATGTTTGATGACGATTGGCTGTTGAACACGAAAGTGCATCACCGAGCCAGTAGCTACATCCCGTCCCAGTGTTACACCCGTACGGAAGGGCAAAACGGCAAGGTGCATAACCCATGCTTTACGTGTCATTCCACGCCAAAAGCACCGACCTATATCGACGACACCAGCTTTCAGATGGCCTATGAATTTCGTGATACGTCTCGAAAAAACCCTTGGATTAACTTGTTCAAGGATCGAACCGAAGCGGTGGCAAATATTTCCGATGACACCATTATGGAATACGTTCGTCAATCGAATTACTTTGATGAAGACGGGCGAATCATTCTGGCCGAAACCCTGAAAGACGTTCCTAAAAATTGGGATTTTAACGGTGACGGTGAATGGAACGGCTATCGTCCGGATTGTTATTTCAACTTCGACTCCGAGGGATTTGATCGAACGCCGAGCGGAGAGGATTCGGGCTGGCGTTCATTCGGTTACACCCCGTTTCTCGGGACTTTCTGGCCCACCAACGGCAGTACCGATGATGTGATTATGCGTCTGGCACCGGCTTTCCGAAAAGACGAAAACGGCGCTTGGGACCGAGATGTGTATCGTTTGAATTTGGCGATTGTCGAGGCCTTGATTAAACGCCGCAATGTTTCGATTCCACCGACCGACGAAACCCTATATCAGGTGGATTTGAACAAGGACGGTGAACTGGGGCAGGCCACTGAAGTGGTTTACGACTGGGCGCCTTTGGAAGGGCGGTACATGTCTTATGTCGGTCAAGCCAAACAACAATTGGCGCAGAAGAAGGTGCACTTGGCTGGTGGTTTGTATCCGGAAGGCACTGAGTTCATTCACAGCGTTCGCTACATCGATTTCGATGAAAACGGTGATATTCGAATGTCGCCGCGTTTCAAGGAATTGCGTTACGGTATTAAAACCAACTGGAACACCTATACGCAATTGCGGAACGTCGCGATGGAAGAGCTGAAAGAGGCGCATGATTTTCCGGACCGGTTGCGATATGTTCAAGGCTCGCCGGAAGGCGGCATGCTTAGCGGTGTCGGCTGGACATATCAAGGGTTCATCGAGGACCAGAACGGCGACTTGCGACCACAGAGTTATGAAGAGTCGTTGAACTGTATCGGCTGTCATGCCGGGATCAGTCAGACCACCGACACCAGTTTTGCCTTTCCGCGTAAACTGGACGCCGATGCCTTTCAAGGCGGTTGGTACCATTGGACGCAAAAAGGTC
The nucleotide sequence above comes from Hydrogenovibrio thermophilus. Encoded proteins:
- a CDS encoding EAL and HDOD domain-containing protein, whose product is MEELFIGRQPIFDRRKQVYGYELLFRDGYHPNEAHFESDDDATATVVHNSMMGFTLDELVGGAKAFINFPEAFFDPRIDPCFSSHRIVCEVLETVPVNETTLAGIKKLRQKGFQIALDDFVFKKEFIPFIRLADIIKIDIEGVKPEKIPLLIERIRKVANTKILAERVETQAIYEVCRDAGCDYFQGYYFAKPEIVTSAKLSVSKLHLLMLLRKLAQENISLEDLEEVVSQDVGLMHKLIKLAAQNRTVGMPEFETLRQVMTLFGLRRVQSWASMISMNLLDDVVPEVFNIARTRAIFMRLCAEHEKLENPDSYYLAGMFSLLDVILKKPLLELLEALSLNRKIVNGILREEGEHGRMLQMVKSFEQSRSESLDQVYRHLYVRALKESHNAEALL
- a CDS encoding GGDEF domain-containing protein; translated protein: MKARLKPLLQKADSRITFIIPTYFILVVVFAVMAAVGQEWVLALWLSSFAAMILLFGFHIFQNGLTWIGKGMMLVTNALFIGFLVVHGGHGHSGYFWVFPLLVATIQVMGATLGVLFAVLLLGMVWQLDAFGWTDTALSSRFYFAALGLVLITGVHEFTLERHRKELSRQVKDKQRESCLDPLTRVGNRRLIDEELAMIYTRESVGTSIGLLMVDLDNFKQINDAFGHHAGDEVLKTIASHLSESVRPSDAVARWGGDEFVVLLHPIRQDELEAVAKRIQQSIVQDERLTSFDLSVSMGGALTSSDYRALLKVADENLIEMKNHTKNDYKITRV
- a CDS encoding PhoX family protein, whose amino-acid sequence is MKFKTLTLAIATVIASSAVLTGCGGDGSDGTDGTAGTDANASAVKFASIAPAVTEDEQNSIRATGSVNVAGEEQTVSYQTLIKTGDVNNGETYGVVKDYQDNVIQELDGSAYLCNGTDTGKGSGLDHFSFLQKNGKVYMVSQFECGPGAMYMNELEQASDGKLTVKADSLQFISQKDDFGGWVHCAGMTTPWNSHLGSEEYPADANPAASYPYTANSYYSEVTDKFWGGNAAMNNPYYYGWTPEVTIGTDGTPNYTKHYSMGRFAHELAYVMPDKKTVYLSDDGTNVGLFMFVADTAEDLSAGTLYAAKWVQTSSDGSSMGQAVIKWIDMGHATDADIKTIVAAKPAFSDIFATEAPQADGSCATSGFVNVNTEAGNECLQLQDVNGDTAVDAADEAIAARLETRRMAAYKGATTEFRKEEGITFNQRDNKLYIAMSEVAYGMESNEKKGVTNTTYDLGGNNDIRVEYNPCGAVYALDVATNSTIGSDYVAYSMKGLVSGTPVDYSGTALEGNTCDVDGIASPDNVTFLQGSDILVIGEDTSAHPNDMVWAYNIKDGSMERIFTGPYGSETTSPFWHKDINGFGYLTVTTQHPFGEVSGSYTRPAGVETKSEAGYIGPFDFSDVK